One stretch of Sinomonas terrae DNA includes these proteins:
- a CDS encoding Rieske (2Fe-2S) protein, whose translation MNVLDAAVSRLERWPLLDKVGDPLRKATQVAVKPRMVRNLLSGIPTGHPLHAVITDIPIGAWTMASLLDLVGGQSTEQAADVLIGAGLVAAVPTAASGLNDWSDTFGETSRIGVAHAALNVTALGFYATSLVARKAGRRGAGCTLALAGLGVLLASGYLGGHLAYTKGVKVNHTAWHEAPTDWQDALAESDLEDGKPKLASLGDVQVMVVRDGRIIRALDNICTHEGGPLNEGTIENGCVTCPWHGSQFRLSDGAAVHGPAAAPEPSYEARVQDGRVQLRARA comes from the coding sequence ATGAACGTGTTGGACGCCGCCGTCAGCCGCCTCGAACGCTGGCCGCTCCTCGACAAGGTCGGGGATCCGCTCCGCAAAGCGACCCAGGTCGCCGTCAAGCCCCGCATGGTCCGAAATCTTCTCAGCGGCATCCCGACCGGGCATCCGCTGCACGCCGTCATCACCGACATCCCCATCGGCGCATGGACGATGGCCTCGCTGCTCGACCTCGTCGGAGGGCAATCGACGGAGCAGGCGGCCGACGTCCTCATCGGGGCGGGGCTCGTCGCCGCGGTCCCGACAGCGGCTTCCGGCCTCAACGACTGGTCGGACACTTTCGGCGAGACGAGCCGCATCGGCGTCGCGCACGCCGCACTGAACGTAACGGCCCTCGGCTTCTACGCGACCTCGCTCGTCGCGAGGAAGGCCGGCCGACGCGGGGCTGGTTGCACGCTCGCCCTCGCGGGCCTCGGCGTCCTGCTCGCGAGCGGCTACCTCGGCGGCCACCTCGCGTACACGAAGGGCGTGAAGGTCAACCACACCGCGTGGCACGAGGCGCCCACCGATTGGCAGGACGCCCTCGCCGAGAGCGACCTCGAGGACGGGAAGCCGAAGCTCGCCTCGCTCGGCGACGTGCAGGTCATGGTGGTGCGCGACGGCCGAATCATCCGGGCCCTCGACAACATCTGCACCCACGAGGGCGGCCCGCTCAACGAGGGCACGATCGAGAACGGCTGCGTCACGTGCCCCTGGCACGGGAGCCAGTTCCGCCTCTCCGACGGCGCCGCCGTGCATGGCCCCGCCGCCGCGCCAGAGCCGAGCTACGAGGCGCGGGTCCAGGACGGGCGCGTCCAGTTGCGAGCGCGGGCGTAG
- a CDS encoding DUF3800 domain-containing protein: MADIYMYADETGNLDYDAGTKDGASTYFGFGTATFDGDHGDALFQGLRLRAELEGVGVQLKDGFHAKNDSARTKSQVFEVIKDQAPRFDTTFLLKAAATPAVREKGQNYLYKLAWYLHLKQIALQVSSRRDTLYVIAGSFGTAARQTAARVALEDVCSQVARDIRLCVWSAASSWGLQVADYGLWAVQRDLEGKRCGWLGSSVEPTLQSVFMPWGTTG; this comes from the coding sequence ATGGCTGACATCTACATGTACGCGGACGAAACCGGCAATCTCGATTATGACGCTGGTACCAAAGATGGAGCTTCTACTTACTTTGGCTTCGGGACAGCTACCTTCGATGGCGACCACGGCGATGCGCTCTTTCAAGGGTTGCGCCTGAGAGCAGAGCTCGAAGGAGTAGGCGTCCAGCTCAAGGATGGGTTCCACGCCAAGAACGACAGCGCTCGAACGAAGAGTCAGGTGTTTGAAGTCATTAAGGATCAGGCGCCGCGGTTCGATACGACGTTCCTCCTCAAAGCTGCGGCAACTCCAGCTGTTCGGGAGAAGGGACAGAATTACCTCTACAAGCTCGCTTGGTACTTGCACCTTAAGCAGATTGCCCTCCAGGTCTCCTCCAGGAGGGACACTCTCTACGTCATCGCTGGCAGCTTTGGGACGGCGGCTCGGCAGACGGCAGCCCGAGTCGCTCTGGAAGACGTCTGCAGTCAGGTGGCACGAGATATCCGCCTGTGCGTGTGGAGCGCTGCGTCCTCGTGGGGCTTACAGGTCGCAGACTATGGCCTGTGGGCAGTTCAGCGCGACCTCGAAGGCAAGCGGTGCGGGTGGCTCGGATCGAGTGTGGAACCAACTCTGCAGTCCGTGTTCATGCCGTGGGGCACGACGGGATGA
- a CDS encoding glycoside hydrolase family 32 protein, producing the protein MTEPTPPSTSGEPVSFGEEAYRPQIHYTGADTWINDPNGLVYADGLYHLFFQNNPYGTTHANMSWGHAVSSDLIHWHDRPVAILCDDEEQIFSGSVVVDEGNTSGFGEPGSSPLVAIYTSAYAEDSRFHGLQAQSLAYSLDGGETWAKFEGNPVLDRGSREFRDPKVFRYSGAAGSYWVMVAVEAVERKAVLYRSDDLRNWSHLSDFEAAGKVGLIWECPDLFPLAVDGNPEHVKWVLVINLHREDGEGGSAGIYFLGDFDGMTFTSTGVGASADDDGAPAAEYGWLDFGRDYYATVSFNNVPDGRRILVGWMNNWDYARSLPTSPWRGSMALPREAALRTRAGRLVLEQRVVPGLEATGAARSLGLLDVPEGVHRLPVECGAEPCLVEATFDAGSAEEFGLVLLQPGEQSGEEGTRLCYDVERGELVLDRRASGHAELHPLFPSVEGAPVELVGNRLRLEIYVDAGSVEVFAQGGLVTFAEQVFPGSASTGASVYAVGGTAQLIGLTLTPLKPAPVVRERESAHAV; encoded by the coding sequence ATGACCGAACCGACCCCGCCCTCCACCTCCGGCGAGCCCGTTTCCTTCGGCGAGGAAGCCTACCGACCCCAGATCCACTACACGGGCGCCGACACCTGGATCAACGACCCCAACGGCCTCGTCTACGCGGACGGCCTGTACCACCTTTTCTTCCAGAACAACCCGTACGGAACCACCCATGCCAACATGTCGTGGGGCCATGCGGTCTCGAGCGACCTGATCCACTGGCACGACCGGCCCGTAGCCATCCTGTGTGACGACGAGGAGCAGATCTTCTCCGGCAGCGTGGTGGTGGACGAGGGCAACACGAGCGGTTTCGGGGAGCCGGGAAGCTCGCCCCTCGTCGCGATCTACACGAGCGCGTACGCCGAGGACTCGCGGTTCCACGGCCTGCAGGCGCAGTCGCTCGCGTACAGCCTCGACGGCGGGGAGACGTGGGCGAAGTTCGAGGGCAACCCCGTCTTGGACCGCGGCTCGCGCGAGTTCCGCGACCCCAAGGTGTTCCGCTATTCGGGGGCTGCCGGCTCGTACTGGGTCATGGTTGCGGTCGAGGCGGTCGAGCGGAAGGCGGTTCTGTACCGCTCCGACGACCTGCGGAATTGGAGCCACCTCAGCGACTTCGAGGCGGCTGGCAAGGTGGGGCTCATCTGGGAATGCCCCGATCTGTTCCCCCTTGCCGTCGACGGCAACCCCGAGCACGTGAAGTGGGTCCTCGTGATCAACCTCCACCGTGAGGACGGCGAGGGCGGTTCGGCCGGGATCTACTTCCTCGGCGATTTCGACGGCATGACGTTCACCTCCACAGGTGTGGGGGCCTCGGCGGACGACGACGGCGCTCCCGCCGCCGAATACGGGTGGCTCGACTTCGGCCGGGACTATTACGCGACCGTCTCGTTCAACAATGTCCCGGATGGCCGCCGGATCCTCGTCGGCTGGATGAACAACTGGGACTACGCCCGCAGCCTGCCCACCTCCCCCTGGCGCGGCTCGATGGCCCTCCCCCGCGAGGCCGCCCTCCGCACTCGTGCGGGGCGTCTGGTGCTCGAGCAGCGCGTGGTGCCCGGCCTCGAGGCGACTGGCGCCGCTCGATCGCTCGGCCTCTTGGACGTGCCGGAAGGCGTCCACCGGCTTCCCGTGGAGTGCGGCGCCGAGCCGTGCCTCGTCGAGGCGACGTTCGACGCCGGCTCCGCCGAGGAATTCGGCCTTGTGCTTCTGCAGCCGGGAGAGCAATCCGGCGAGGAAGGAACACGACTGTGCTACGACGTCGAACGTGGTGAACTTGTGCTGGACCGGCGCGCCTCCGGGCACGCCGAACTCCATCCGCTGTTCCCCTCCGTCGAGGGGGCACCAGTGGAGCTGGTCGGCAACCGGCTCCGGCTCGAGATCTACGTCGACGCAGGCTCGGTCGAGGTCTTCGCTCAGGGAGGGCTGGTGACGTTCGCGGAGCAGGTCTTCCCCGGTTCTGCGAGCACAGGCGCCTCCGTCTACGCGGTCGGCGGGACGGCGCAGCTGATCGGGCTTACTTTGACCCCACTCAAGCCTGCCCCTGTTGTCCGGGAACGGGAGTCGGCGCACGCGGTGTAG
- a CDS encoding ABC transporter substrate-binding protein — MTSFLSSPLSRRSVLIGGAALLGTAGLSACSPSGASSSGSKTLNVAYFGTQQAADATAKVAEPFIKANPGVTVKFNGINGTDWNDFFTKVLTQIAAGNPPDIVSVATEGVQLFAQKKLAHPLDDYVKRDKDQLAPYFKDVHPSLVEAMMYQGNLYELPTDFNAGNMYFNTSLLQKSGLQLPSSSWTMDDFHTVATSLKSNSGAIPFDWVVRLWGSWTSFMYANGGNLVTEGKYDGGDWLWSQFYANDPAAAGRGGGWKWGAPTANSDAVVESLDYMVELANSGLSAKPDVGGGSTLQGLFASNKIGMSIGGGFWAGGLHNAGMPNGSFDVQFFPKWKVQRHLFGTGGYGIFESSKNKDLAWEFLKSLVDPAAIGVLTAGNSTTPARRSMMTADRYASTGPKNWQVFYDTLDKLPNTAPIPAPPYYNAMANALNQRTTQAMSSGNAKSALDGLQQDLETAAASVGS, encoded by the coding sequence ATGACTTCCTTCCTTTCGTCGCCGCTCAGCCGACGGTCAGTGCTGATCGGCGGAGCCGCTCTCCTGGGGACGGCGGGCCTCTCGGCCTGCAGCCCGTCGGGGGCGTCGTCGTCGGGCTCCAAGACGCTCAACGTCGCCTACTTCGGAACCCAGCAAGCCGCGGACGCGACAGCCAAGGTGGCCGAGCCGTTCATCAAGGCCAATCCCGGTGTGACGGTGAAGTTCAACGGGATCAACGGCACGGACTGGAACGACTTCTTCACGAAGGTCCTCACGCAGATCGCGGCAGGCAACCCGCCGGACATCGTGAGCGTCGCGACGGAGGGCGTCCAGCTCTTCGCCCAGAAGAAGCTCGCCCACCCGCTCGACGACTACGTCAAGCGCGACAAGGACCAGCTCGCCCCCTACTTCAAGGACGTCCACCCGAGCCTCGTCGAGGCCATGATGTACCAGGGCAACCTGTACGAGCTGCCCACCGACTTCAACGCCGGCAACATGTACTTCAACACGAGCCTCCTCCAGAAGTCCGGCCTCCAGCTGCCCTCATCGTCGTGGACCATGGACGACTTCCACACCGTCGCCACGAGCCTCAAGTCGAATTCGGGCGCTATCCCGTTCGACTGGGTCGTGCGGCTGTGGGGCTCGTGGACCTCGTTCATGTACGCGAACGGCGGCAATCTGGTCACCGAGGGCAAGTACGACGGCGGCGACTGGCTCTGGAGCCAGTTCTACGCCAACGATCCGGCCGCCGCAGGCCGCGGCGGCGGTTGGAAGTGGGGCGCGCCGACGGCGAACTCGGACGCCGTCGTCGAGTCCCTCGACTACATGGTCGAGCTCGCCAACAGCGGGCTCTCCGCGAAGCCCGACGTCGGCGGCGGCTCGACCCTCCAGGGCCTCTTCGCGAGCAACAAGATCGGCATGAGCATCGGCGGCGGATTCTGGGCCGGCGGCCTCCATAACGCCGGAATGCCCAACGGCTCGTTCGACGTCCAGTTCTTCCCGAAGTGGAAGGTGCAGCGGCACCTGTTCGGCACGGGCGGCTACGGCATCTTCGAGTCCTCGAAGAACAAGGACCTCGCGTGGGAGTTCCTCAAGTCCCTCGTCGACCCGGCCGCGATTGGCGTGCTGACCGCGGGCAATTCGACGACGCCGGCGCGCCGCTCCATGATGACGGCGGACCGCTACGCGAGCACCGGGCCGAAGAACTGGCAGGTCTTCTACGACACCCTGGACAAGCTCCCCAACACCGCACCCATCCCAGCCCCGCCTTACTACAACGCGATGGCGAACGCCCTCAACCAGCGCACCACCCAGGCCATGTCCTCGGGCAACGCGAAGTCCGCCCTTGACGGCCTTCAGCAGGACCTCGAAACCGCAGCAGCATCAGTCGGAAGCTAG
- a CDS encoding LacI family DNA-binding transcriptional regulator, translated as MPPHGVRSAKPTMRDVGILAGVSQSTVSHVVNQTGKIPEETEKRVREAIRELGYRPNETARNLRLRRSHTIGMVTDRIASSPFAGRVLRGAEEFAWERGYLLLLVDAKEDPSIESAAVDTLLARQVDGMLYAAMSWRGVDASAGFTKLPSLLVNAWPSGSRKIPAIVPAETEGGRLAASAVIEAGHERIAFLGGPKDDPARIEREAGFRKAMADAGIPVNEQWVLSGDYQISSGHHLATRILDGGNSPTAVVCGNDRMAVGVITAALEHGLRVPEDLSVVGYDDQEDLADQIAPGLTTVTIPHYEMGRTAVEHLLDALDSGRAPKGATIPGALVRRGSVAAPARR; from the coding sequence ATGCCGCCGCATGGAGTCCGATCCGCGAAGCCCACGATGAGGGACGTCGGAATTCTCGCGGGCGTTTCCCAGAGCACCGTCTCCCACGTGGTGAACCAGACGGGGAAGATCCCCGAAGAAACCGAGAAGCGCGTCCGCGAGGCGATTCGCGAACTCGGCTACCGGCCCAACGAGACCGCCCGAAACCTGCGTCTTCGCCGCAGCCACACCATCGGGATGGTCACCGACCGCATCGCTTCCTCCCCGTTCGCCGGCCGTGTGCTCCGCGGCGCGGAAGAGTTCGCATGGGAACGCGGCTACCTCCTGCTGCTCGTCGACGCGAAGGAGGATCCGTCGATCGAGTCCGCCGCCGTAGACACCCTGCTCGCGCGCCAGGTCGACGGCATGCTCTACGCCGCGATGTCATGGCGCGGGGTCGACGCATCGGCGGGCTTCACGAAGCTCCCGTCGCTTCTGGTCAACGCCTGGCCCTCGGGCAGCCGCAAGATCCCGGCGATCGTTCCGGCCGAGACCGAAGGCGGCCGGCTCGCCGCGAGCGCGGTCATCGAGGCGGGGCACGAGAGGATCGCCTTCCTCGGCGGACCCAAGGACGACCCGGCGCGCATAGAGCGCGAAGCCGGCTTCCGGAAAGCGATGGCCGACGCCGGAATTCCGGTCAACGAGCAATGGGTCCTTTCAGGGGACTACCAGATTAGCAGCGGGCACCACCTAGCGACCCGGATCCTCGACGGCGGCAACTCTCCGACCGCCGTCGTCTGCGGCAACGACCGCATGGCGGTGGGCGTGATCACCGCCGCGCTCGAGCATGGGCTGCGGGTTCCGGAGGATCTCTCGGTGGTCGGCTACGACGACCAGGAAGACCTCGCGGACCAGATCGCCCCCGGCCTCACGACGGTCACGATCCCCCACTACGAAATGGGACGCACCGCCGTCGAACATCTCCTCGACGCCCTCGATTCGGGGCGCGCCCCCAAGGGTGCGACCATCCCCGGCGCCCTCGTTCGCCGAGGCTCAGTAGCCGCGCCAGCCCGGCGCTAG
- a CDS encoding carbohydrate ABC transporter permease gives MSTAIKPQPAPPSSTIEKARIPHVGRRKVYRGLGLVLLIVIAAVFVLPILWTISTSLRIPAQSFDNPPQWIPLNPVWSNYSAVFDQVPLATFFLNSVIVTGAIVILQLITSTMSGYAFALVRFRGKGAVFAMVLATMMVPAQTTIIPIFILIRYLGLSDNLWSLVIPAVGGAFGTFLMRQYFLQMPSELAEAARVDGASNFQIFARIYAPIALPPMATLAVLNFSAYWNEFFRPLIFLQSTNNFTLPVGLVSLQGNFGTGSISIVLAGIVIALIPSIAIFLLAQRYFVEGITAGSFR, from the coding sequence GTGAGCACTGCCATCAAGCCCCAGCCGGCCCCGCCGTCGTCGACCATCGAAAAGGCGCGGATCCCCCACGTCGGCCGGCGGAAGGTGTACCGGGGCCTCGGCCTCGTCCTCCTGATCGTCATCGCAGCCGTCTTCGTCCTGCCGATCCTCTGGACCATTTCGACGTCGCTGCGCATCCCAGCGCAGTCCTTCGACAATCCGCCGCAGTGGATCCCGCTCAACCCTGTCTGGTCGAACTACTCGGCCGTGTTCGATCAGGTGCCGCTCGCGACCTTCTTCCTCAACAGCGTCATCGTCACGGGCGCGATCGTCATCCTCCAGCTCATCACGTCGACGATGAGCGGGTACGCGTTCGCCCTGGTCCGGTTCCGTGGGAAGGGCGCGGTGTTCGCCATGGTCCTCGCGACCATGATGGTCCCGGCCCAGACGACGATCATCCCGATCTTCATCCTCATCCGCTACCTCGGACTCTCGGACAACCTCTGGTCGCTCGTGATCCCGGCCGTCGGCGGGGCCTTTGGGACGTTCCTCATGCGGCAGTACTTCCTGCAGATGCCGTCGGAGCTCGCCGAGGCGGCCCGCGTCGACGGGGCCTCGAACTTCCAGATCTTCGCCCGGATCTACGCACCGATCGCGCTCCCGCCGATGGCGACCCTCGCCGTCCTGAACTTCTCCGCCTACTGGAACGAGTTCTTCCGGCCTCTCATCTTCCTGCAGTCCACCAACAACTTCACCCTCCCCGTCGGCCTCGTCTCCCTCCAGGGAAACTTCGGCACGGGCAGTATCTCGATCGTCCTGGCCGGCATCGTCATCGCCCTGATCCCGAGCATCGCCATCTTCCTGCTCGCCCAGCGCTACTTCGTCGAAGGCATCACCGCGGGCTCGTTCCGCTGA
- the ku gene encoding non-homologous end joining protein Ku: MRSIWKGAISFGLVSVPVKVYSATEDHDLKLHQVHDKDKGRIRYQRKCEVCGETVEYGDIDKAYEEGGRTVVLTDEDLESLPVERSREIEVVEFVPDSQIDPMLFEKSYYLEPEKIGAKPYQLLRRTLEQTELTAVVKFALRQKTRLGALRVRGDVMVLQALLWQDEVREAEFPILSEDVKISDKELKMSSSLVESLSTDFTPDQFTDEYQQQLRQLVEAKLEQGEAVDTEATFGEAPEEGEGAEVLDLMEALRRSVESRRKASKGAKEGEEKETTAEKPAAKKRTRSAG; the protein is encoded by the coding sequence ATGCGGTCGATCTGGAAGGGCGCCATCAGCTTTGGGCTGGTGAGCGTGCCCGTGAAGGTGTACAGCGCCACTGAGGACCACGACCTGAAGCTCCACCAGGTCCACGACAAGGACAAGGGGCGCATCCGGTATCAACGCAAGTGTGAGGTGTGTGGCGAAACCGTCGAGTACGGAGACATCGACAAGGCGTACGAGGAGGGCGGCCGCACGGTGGTCCTCACGGACGAGGATCTCGAGTCGCTCCCCGTCGAGCGGAGCCGCGAGATCGAGGTAGTCGAGTTCGTCCCCGATTCGCAGATCGATCCGATGCTCTTCGAGAAGAGCTACTACCTCGAGCCCGAGAAGATCGGCGCGAAGCCGTACCAGCTCCTGCGGAGGACCCTCGAACAGACCGAACTGACCGCCGTCGTGAAGTTCGCCCTCCGGCAGAAGACGCGGCTCGGCGCGCTCCGCGTCCGCGGCGACGTCATGGTGCTGCAGGCCCTGCTCTGGCAGGACGAGGTGCGCGAGGCCGAGTTCCCGATCCTGTCCGAGGACGTGAAGATCTCGGACAAGGAACTCAAGATGTCCTCCTCGCTGGTCGAGAGCCTCTCGACCGATTTCACCCCCGACCAGTTCACTGACGAGTACCAACAGCAGTTGCGCCAGCTCGTCGAGGCGAAGCTCGAGCAGGGCGAGGCCGTGGACACCGAGGCAACGTTCGGCGAGGCCCCCGAGGAAGGCGAAGGCGCCGAGGTCCTCGATCTCATGGAGGCCCTGCGGCGCAGCGTCGAGAGCAGGCGGAAGGCCTCGAAGGGCGCCAAAGAGGGCGAGGAGAAGGAGACGACGGCGGAGAAGCCCGCCGCGAAGAAGCGCACCCGCAGCGCGGGGTGA
- a CDS encoding SDR family oxidoreductase, with product MSTPPPLAITGVTGTVGGLVSRLLAEAGVELRLLARTPAKAPELPGAVVLPCDYGDRALCERSLEGVETLFMVSGRENENRLDEHKAFIDAAKAAGVRQIVYTSFMGAAPDAVFTLARDHFHTEEHIKAAGLGFTFLRDCLYLDFLEPFGGPEGVIRGPADDGRVAAVAQADVARSAAAVLRDPKAHAQTAYTLTGPALTLAEAADVISTVRGRPFTFHNETIDEAYESRKKWPAPPWQYDAWVSTYTAIAAGELAEVTDDVERLTGRRPLSLAQLLTR from the coding sequence ATGAGCACCCCTCCCCCGCTCGCCATTACGGGTGTCACGGGCACCGTTGGAGGCCTTGTTTCCCGCCTACTCGCCGAGGCTGGCGTCGAGCTACGGCTCCTAGCGCGGACGCCGGCGAAGGCACCCGAGCTGCCTGGCGCCGTCGTCCTTCCTTGCGACTACGGCGACCGCGCGCTCTGCGAGCGCTCGCTCGAGGGTGTCGAAACCCTGTTCATGGTGTCGGGCCGGGAGAACGAGAACCGCCTGGACGAGCACAAGGCGTTCATCGATGCGGCGAAGGCTGCTGGCGTGCGGCAGATCGTCTACACGTCGTTCATGGGAGCGGCGCCGGACGCCGTCTTCACCCTCGCTCGCGACCACTTCCACACGGAGGAACACATCAAGGCCGCTGGCCTCGGCTTCACGTTCCTCCGCGACTGCCTCTACCTGGACTTCCTCGAGCCCTTCGGTGGCCCGGAAGGCGTCATCCGGGGGCCGGCCGACGACGGCCGCGTCGCCGCGGTGGCACAGGCCGACGTCGCCCGGTCAGCCGCAGCGGTGCTTCGGGACCCGAAAGCGCACGCGCAAACTGCGTACACGCTCACGGGCCCCGCACTGACCCTCGCGGAGGCCGCGGACGTCATCTCGACTGTCCGCGGCCGTCCGTTCACTTTCCACAACGAGACGATCGACGAAGCCTACGAATCGCGGAAGAAGTGGCCGGCCCCGCCGTGGCAATACGACGCCTGGGTCTCGACCTACACCGCGATCGCGGCTGGCGAGCTCGCCGAGGTGACGGACGACGTCGAACGCCTCACCGGCCGCCGACCGCTCAGCCTCGCCCAGCTGCTCACGAGGTGA
- a CDS encoding carbohydrate ABC transporter permease, which yields MTTLTTRTKSFRAAPGSEGDRARNRKRAARREGAFGWAMISLSAASILVFTAAPIVFTFVLSFFSWDIISPPQFVGLKNFTHLAADQSVIHSFGVTALLAALIVVLQIVVGLAMALLVQQRKSMWARSIFRTAFFLPLLVSAASISIVFSYLFDDHFGVINYYLQLLHLPAVQWLSSSGGATATIVIVAVWQQLGFVFILFVAALGSLPKDILEAVSLDGSGPIRTFFSIKLPLISPTIFFAAVIGLINAMQIFDQPYVMTKGGPGDATTTTVMLIYRTAFQNIQFGYGSAISVVLFVLLLVLTGLQFLISRKWVFYS from the coding sequence ATGACCACTCTCACTACCCGCACCAAGTCCTTCAGGGCCGCTCCCGGCTCTGAAGGGGACAGGGCCCGCAATCGCAAGCGCGCCGCACGCCGCGAAGGGGCGTTCGGATGGGCCATGATCTCCCTCTCGGCCGCCTCGATCCTCGTCTTCACGGCCGCCCCGATCGTCTTCACGTTCGTGCTCTCGTTCTTCTCGTGGGACATCATCAGCCCGCCCCAGTTCGTGGGCCTGAAGAACTTCACCCACCTCGCCGCCGACCAGTCGGTCATCCACTCCTTCGGGGTGACCGCCCTGCTGGCCGCGCTGATCGTGGTGCTGCAGATCGTCGTCGGCCTCGCCATGGCCCTCCTGGTCCAACAGCGCAAGTCCATGTGGGCACGCTCGATCTTCCGCACCGCGTTCTTCCTGCCGTTGCTCGTCTCCGCGGCGTCGATCTCGATCGTGTTCAGCTACCTCTTCGACGATCACTTCGGCGTCATCAACTACTATCTGCAGCTTCTGCACCTCCCTGCCGTGCAGTGGCTCAGCTCCTCCGGCGGCGCGACGGCGACCATCGTCATCGTCGCCGTGTGGCAGCAGCTCGGGTTCGTGTTCATCCTGTTCGTCGCCGCTCTGGGGTCCCTCCCCAAGGACATCCTCGAGGCGGTCTCCCTCGACGGCTCCGGCCCGATCAGGACGTTCTTCTCCATCAAGCTCCCGCTCATCAGCCCGACGATCTTCTTCGCCGCCGTCATCGGCCTCATCAACGCGATGCAGATCTTCGACCAGCCCTACGTCATGACCAAGGGCGGTCCCGGCGACGCGACCACCACCACCGTCATGCTCATCTACCGCACCGCCTTCCAGAACATACAGTTCGGGTACGGCTCGGCCATCTCAGTTGTCCTGTTCGTGCTCCTGCTTGTCCTCACCGGGCTGCAGTTCCTCATCTCCCGGAAGTGGGTGTTCTACTCGTGA
- a CDS encoding DUF3427 domain-containing protein yields MLDFIGQQHRQFRFDLKYRALLGIGRKQLGREIEAEFPSLPSGCQLVLDRVAQRTVLEGVRAQLRLTRRALSEDIRSYGTTYLADYLDRSGSELRDVYRGTADSWTGYLRTARLISPDSIFEQVAAAALAVGAEEAEQELLRKIGRFLHVDDRERADSYTALLSSVGSRYQELGVREQAFARMIFFTLELQRKFGLGEEAYDTGLDYVRSFPWVCREISQVVELGVRNAAHAPRTLGTAGSSHFGLAQVPLYTHATYNRYEVLAALGLDDSRIGSHREGVAWCENTGADVFFVTLDKDEAQHSPTTMYRDYAISPELFHWESQSTTTLASPAARRYLSGDSTVLLFTRRAAKDDWGTGVPYTCLGPVDYVQHNGERPIAITWRLQRPMPADVFAVANAVAG; encoded by the coding sequence GTGCTCGACTTTATCGGTCAGCAGCATCGCCAGTTCCGCTTCGACCTCAAATATCGCGCGCTGCTTGGGATCGGGCGCAAGCAGCTAGGGCGGGAGATCGAAGCCGAGTTCCCATCCCTACCATCGGGTTGCCAGCTCGTCCTCGACCGTGTCGCCCAGCGCACTGTGCTAGAAGGAGTGCGCGCCCAATTACGATTGACTCGCCGCGCCCTTTCAGAAGACATCCGCTCCTACGGCACCACCTACCTCGCGGATTATCTTGATCGCTCAGGCAGCGAGCTTCGAGACGTCTACCGCGGCACGGCAGACTCCTGGACGGGTTACCTGAGGACAGCAAGGCTCATCAGTCCGGATTCAATATTCGAGCAGGTCGCCGCCGCTGCCCTTGCGGTCGGGGCAGAGGAAGCCGAACAAGAGCTGCTGCGCAAAATAGGACGCTTCCTGCATGTAGATGACAGAGAACGTGCCGACTCATACACCGCCCTGCTCAGCTCAGTGGGCTCACGTTACCAAGAGCTTGGCGTGCGGGAGCAGGCTTTCGCACGCATGATCTTCTTCACGCTCGAATTGCAGCGAAAGTTCGGACTGGGTGAGGAGGCGTACGACACTGGACTTGATTACGTACGAAGCTTCCCATGGGTGTGCAGGGAGATTTCACAGGTTGTCGAGCTCGGAGTGCGGAATGCTGCCCATGCACCACGAACGCTCGGAACTGCAGGAAGCTCGCACTTTGGCCTAGCTCAGGTGCCGCTGTATACACACGCCACCTATAACCGGTATGAGGTACTTGCTGCGTTGGGCTTGGACGACTCTCGAATCGGAAGCCACCGTGAGGGCGTCGCGTGGTGCGAGAACACGGGCGCGGATGTCTTCTTTGTGACACTTGATAAGGACGAGGCCCAACATTCACCGACCACAATGTACCGAGACTATGCGATCTCGCCCGAGCTGTTCCATTGGGAATCGCAGAGTACGACAACACTCGCGTCACCGGCGGCGCGCCGGTACTTGAGCGGAGACTCAACGGTCCTGCTCTTCACGCGTCGCGCTGCAAAGGACGACTGGGGGACCGGTGTTCCATATACGTGTCTTGGGCCAGTTGACTATGTCCAGCACAACGGAGAACGCCCGATTGCCATCACGTGGCGCCTTCAGCGTCCCATGCCGGCGGACGTATTCGCGGTGGCCAATGCAGTCGCGGGTTAG